The genomic interval GCACGCACCGCTGGGTCGGGCGCATCACGCTCGGGGCCTACACGGCCGCGTTTCTGGCCATCCTGCTTCCATACTGAGAGAGGGCACCATGCGACGCTTTTCGATTTGCTGGCTTCTGCTGGGATTTCTGGTCGGCGGGCTCAATGCACAGCCGATCACGGTGGCCGTCGACAGCACCGAGAGTATTCTGCAGTACCACGGCCATCATCCGCTGCACGGGTGGACGGGCACGAGCCGCTCGGTCCACGGCACGCTCCGGCTCGATCTGAGCGACCCCGCCGACCCCGCCCGGTCGGCCGTCACGATCCGCGTGCCGGTGGCCAGCTTCGACAGCGGCAACAGCAACCGCGACGCGAACATGCTCGACGCCGTCGAGGCCGATCGCTATCCGGACGTGCTCTTTGAATCGACCGCCATCTCCGTGCAGCGCTGGGAGCGTACGGCCTCCGGCTACGAAGGAAGCTGGACGGTGGGCGGCAACCTGACCTTTCACGGCCAGACGCATCCGGTCACGATTCCGGTGACGGTGCGCATCGAAGGCAACTGCTTCGAGGCAACGGGGGCGTTCTCGATCGCGCTTTCGCAGTTCGAGGTGCGGCGGCCCAAACTGCTGCTCTGGTCCATCCGCGACACGATCGATCTGGAGGGGACGATCCGCGCCACGCTGCCCGACAGCGCCGTCAGTCGGCGTTAGCGCGGCACCAGATGGACGGCCGGTGCCTTGACGAGGGCCCAGACCAAACGGCCGGGCTCGAGTTGCAGTTCTTCGCGCGACGGGCGCGTCACCAGCGCTACCAGCGGAAAGCCGGCGTCCAGCTCCACGCGCACGAGCGCCCCTTCGGGTTCGACGCGCACGACCTGCGCCAGCAGGCGGTTGCGGGCGCTGGTGGCTTCGGGCGGCGCCGGTACCAGCGTCACCTCTTCGGCCCGGATGCACACGTACACGCGCCCGTTCTGCTCCGCCGGGGCTATGGCGGTCAGCGTGGCCGATCCGACGGCCACCCGGGCCAGCCCGTTTTCGACGGACAGCACCTCGCCGGACACGACCGTCTCGACCCCCACGATCCCGGCTACGCGCGTGCTGGCCGGTAGCGAAAAGACCTCCGCCACCGGTCCCTGTTGCAACACCTGGCCTCCGTCAAGCACCAGCACCTGCTCACCCAGCGTGCTGGCCTCCAGCCAGTCGTGCGTAACGATCACGGCCGGGATGTTCAGCGCCTGCAGCCAGCGTCGGAGTTTGCGTCGCAGCACGTCGCGTGTGGGACCGTCGAGCGCCGAAAGCGGTTCGTCCAGCAGTAGCAGACGGGGATGTGGCGCCAGCGCCCGTGCCAGCGCCACCCGTTGCTGCTGTCCGCCCGAAAGCTCGTGCGGATAGCGATCGGCTAGGCCTTCCAGCTCGAAGAGTGCCAGCAGTTCGGCCACCCGACGGCGACGTTCGGCACGCGACAGATGCGCCAGCCCGAAGGCGATGTTGCCGGCCACCGTCCGGTGCGGGAACAGCGCGTAGTCCTGAAAGAGAAAGCCGATGCGGCGCTGCTGGGGAGGCACATGCCGGCCGGTGGCGGCATCGAACCAGATCGTATCGCCGAGCTGAATCCGGCCGTCGTCGGGCCGTTCCAGTCCGGCCAGGCAGCGGAGCAGCGTGGTTTTTCCGCTTCCGGAAGGGCCGAACAGCACGGTGATGCCCGCCGGGTCGATCGGCTGACGCCAGGCCGCCGCTACCTCGAAGCCGGACGGATACCGCCGCACGATCTGTACGTCCAGCTCCGTGCTCATCGCCGCAGGCCTTTGCGTTCGAGCAGATAGACCAGCGTCAGCACCCCCAGCGCAAAGCCCACGAGCGCCAGTGCCATGCGGTCGGCCGCCGCGTAGTTGAGCGCCTGCACTTCGTCGTAGATGGCGATCGAGAGCGTGCGCGTCACGCCGGGGATGTTGCCGCCCACCATGAGCACGACGCCGAACTCGCCCAGGCTGTGCGCAAAGCTGAGCACGAGCCCCGTCAGAATGCCGGGCCAGGCCAGCGGCAGCACCACGCCTGTCAACGTGCGCCAGCGCGAGACGCCCAGGCACCAGGCGGCTTCGACCAGCCGACGTTCGACGCTCTGGAAGGCGGCCGTGAACGGCCGCACGGCAAACGGCAGGTTGAACAGCACCGAGCCCAGCACGATACCGGGAAAGGTGAAGGCCACGCGGTCGATGCCCAGGGCCGCCAGCACCCGGCCGATCGGACTGTCGGGCGCGGTAGCTACCAGCAGGTAGAATCCGACCACCGTGGGCGGCAGCACGAGCGGCAGCGTGACCAGTGCCTCGATCACGCCACGTCCCGGAAAACGCGTGGTGGCCAGCCAGTAGGCCAGCGGAAGGCCCAGCACGCAGAGCACGCCGGTCGTCCACAGGGCCAGGCGCAGCGTTACCCAGGCGGCGGTCCAGTCCATGGCCTTTCGGTCGGCTGCGCGGTGGAATCCGGGATAAAAAAGCCGTAGCGACGCAGTACGGCCCGGCCTTCCGGCTGCTGCACGAAGCGCCAGAGCGTCCACACCTCGGGGCGGGCGGCCGCCCGGCGTAGCACGACGGCGCCCTGTTCGATGGATGGGTAGGTGTCCGAAGGCAGGAGCCGATAGCGGCCACGCCGCTGCATGTCGGGCGCCAGGGCCAGCGACAGTGCGATGAGGCCGGCGTCGGCTGCGCCGCTGGCGGCAAACTGGGCAGCCTGCGCGACGTTTTCGCCCTGCACGAGCCGATCGCGTACGCGCTCGTAGAGTCCCAGTGCCTGCAGGGCTGCAACGGCCGCCCGGCCGTAGGGCGCATGCCGGGGATTGGCAAGGGCCAGCCGGCGCACGGCCGGCCCCGCCAGTTCGTCCCAGGAGACCAGCTCCAGCGGCGAATCCGCCGGGACCCACACGACCAGTTGCCCGACGGCATACAGGAAAAACGAAGAGTCCACGGCCAGTCCCTCCACGATCAGCCG from Rhodothermus marinus carries:
- the modC gene encoding molybdenum ABC transporter ATP-binding protein, producing MSTELDVQIVRRYPSGFEVAAAWRQPIDPAGITVLFGPSGSGKTTLLRCLAGLERPDDGRIQLGDTIWFDAATGRHVPPQQRRIGFLFQDYALFPHRTVAGNIAFGLAHLSRAERRRRVAELLALFELEGLADRYPHELSGGQQQRVALARALAPHPRLLLLDEPLSALDGPTRDVLRRKLRRWLQALNIPAVIVTHDWLEASTLGEQVLVLDGGQVLQQGPVAEVFSLPASTRVAGIVGVETVVSGEVLSVENGLARVAVGSATLTAIAPAEQNGRVYVCIRAEEVTLVPAPPEATSARNRLLAQVVRVEPEGALVRVELDAGFPLVALVTRPSREELQLEPGRLVWALVKAPAVHLVPR
- the modA gene encoding molybdate ABC transporter substrate-binding protein, which translates into the protein MWKRRWPEVLIGLLLVLGGCRPQETSPVRPVEVQVAAAADLRYAFETLRARFEAAHPSIRLKISYGSSGQFFTQLRNGAPFDLYFSADADYPRRLIVEGLAVDSSFFLYAVGQLVVWVPADSPLELVSWDELAGPAVRRLALANPRHAPYGRAAVAALQALGLYERVRDRLVQGENVAQAAQFAASGAADAGLIALSLALAPDMQRRGRYRLLPSDTYPSIEQGAVVLRRAAARPEVWTLWRFVQQPEGRAVLRRYGFFIPDSTAQPTERPWTGPPPG
- the modB gene encoding molybdate ABC transporter permease subunit, whose protein sequence is MDWTAAWVTLRLALWTTGVLCVLGLPLAYWLATTRFPGRGVIEALVTLPLVLPPTVVGFYLLVATAPDSPIGRVLAALGIDRVAFTFPGIVLGSVLFNLPFAVRPFTAAFQSVERRLVEAAWCLGVSRWRTLTGVVLPLAWPGILTGLVLSFAHSLGEFGVVLMVGGNIPGVTRTLSIAIYDEVQALNYAAADRMALALVGFALGVLTLVYLLERKGLRR
- a CDS encoding YceI family protein, translating into MRRFSICWLLLGFLVGGLNAQPITVAVDSTESILQYHGHHPLHGWTGTSRSVHGTLRLDLSDPADPARSAVTIRVPVASFDSGNSNRDANMLDAVEADRYPDVLFESTAISVQRWERTASGYEGSWTVGGNLTFHGQTHPVTIPVTVRIEGNCFEATGAFSIALSQFEVRRPKLLLWSIRDTIDLEGTIRATLPDSAVSRR